The DNA region GCTTGGTGTTAGGGCTGTAATAAGATCTCACGAGCCAAAGAAGGTGCTCAGAGTGGAACAGGATGGCAGGGTTATAACCATTGGCTCCTGTGCAAATCCCTACGGCATTGATGAGTTCGCAGTACTTCTGATTGACCTCAGCAGAGACTTTGGAAACGGCTGGGATATCGCCAGAAAGTTTGGAATGAGGTTCTCAATTTATAACGTTTAAACTGCCTTAAAAAGGTAGGATTGTTCTACTGATTTAGTAAAATTTATTAGTTTGTGGCTTTGAGTTGCTGACATGAACATCGAGACACTGATAATTGCTGTCGCAGGCGTTTTTGCAGTTGCATCATCCATCGGTGTTCTGCTGACGAAAGATAACTTCTACGCTGCCTTGTACATGTCGGTTACCATGCTTTTCGTAGCAGCGATTTACGCAGCCTTCAATTTGCAACCGGTGGTTGTTATAGTGGCCCTCATTTTTGTTGGGGCAGTTGGGATAGTTACGGTGGCTGTGGCTGCAACCTACAGGGCTAGAGTATCACGGCAGGTGAGTCTGTTTTGGACGCTGCCAGTCATCATCGTCTTCGGGATTTTGGCCTACGCCTACTACGGCCTTGCTGTTGAAAACCTGGAGATAACGAATCAGGGGGTGTTTTCAGCACTGCCAACCGATTACTTCTTTGTCGTTGTGTTCCTCTTTTCACTCGTTGTTGTAATGATGCTATCCGCAGTAAAACTTGCACGGGGGGTTGACCTGTGATCGATGTAGGGGTTTCTCAGCTTTCCGTAATTTTAACTGTTTCCGGAGCGATTTTACTGATTGCTTATCTGACAGCGGTTTCATCCAAGGAC from Archaeoglobus neptunius includes:
- a CDS encoding NADH-quinone oxidoreductase subunit J — translated: MNIETLIIAVAGVFAVASSIGVLLTKDNFYAALYMSVTMLFVAAIYAAFNLQPVVVIVALIFVGAVGIVTVAVAATYRARVSRQVSLFWTLPVIIVFGILAYAYYGLAVENLEITNQGVFSALPTDYFFVVVFLFSLVVVMMLSAVKLARGVDL